A section of the Roseivirga sp. BDSF3-8 genome encodes:
- a CDS encoding glycosyltransferase — protein sequence MAHIVFIMFSENSAYRASLGAASLLREAGHDITYLGIEPYRQLVEKWGFRFQVFGYDEALEASLQKENEARVQKAQQKMKMLKPLRLIRLRMKLDNEAHQRLEQKMKEDLAAWVCRESPDLIFLDQLFMWAYALPLLEADVPLAGINCILSDEAVAGIPPVTTDYIPADPPSRQDEKEAKKKWNRMYRKRLWDYWFSDSRKLRKQIAGTGTELRWQEFGYKLSIPEVVLFPPEFEFSSKGETGQRRYVGGFTGKSHHHSESNHFSEKYTGEKKLIYMSFGNIVTGERYAAERERLCQAFLSLMKTRPELYGIMQVSDKDEAGRYQKQAGENVEVVHWVDQVAVLRSASLFISHCGCSSIREAMHFSVPVFGIPFDLDQPGNAARLQYHGAGVMRNPAGMTSEEFEDTVLHMLKDPAFRRKAKMMQKAFDRPENEEKLLEFVNRYVKKEKADNEPISS from the coding sequence ATGGCTCATATCGTATTTATCATGTTTTCCGAAAATAGTGCCTACCGCGCCAGCTTAGGGGCGGCAAGCCTGCTGAGGGAGGCCGGTCATGATATAACCTACCTGGGGATAGAACCCTACCGCCAACTGGTGGAAAAGTGGGGGTTTCGCTTCCAGGTTTTTGGGTATGATGAAGCATTGGAAGCAAGCCTGCAAAAGGAAAATGAGGCCCGGGTACAAAAGGCACAGCAGAAAATGAAAATGCTGAAGCCGCTCAGGCTTATCCGGCTCAGGATGAAGCTGGATAATGAGGCCCATCAGCGGCTGGAACAAAAAATGAAGGAGGACCTTGCCGCCTGGGTATGCCGGGAAAGTCCTGATCTCATATTCCTGGACCAGCTATTCATGTGGGCTTATGCCTTGCCTTTACTAGAGGCAGATGTGCCTCTGGCAGGTATCAATTGTATACTTTCTGATGAGGCTGTGGCTGGTATACCTCCGGTAACCACCGATTATATCCCTGCAGATCCGCCATCCCGACAGGATGAAAAGGAGGCGAAAAAGAAGTGGAACCGAATGTATCGTAAACGACTATGGGACTATTGGTTTTCAGACAGCCGTAAACTGCGAAAACAGATTGCCGGGACGGGTACCGAACTCAGGTGGCAGGAGTTTGGCTATAAGCTTTCTATCCCTGAAGTAGTTCTCTTCCCCCCGGAATTTGAATTCAGTTCTAAAGGGGAAACGGGTCAGCGCCGGTATGTGGGTGGATTTACCGGAAAGTCGCACCACCACTCGGAAAGCAACCACTTTTCAGAGAAATATACAGGAGAGAAAAAGCTCATCTATATGTCATTCGGTAACATAGTTACCGGAGAGCGGTATGCTGCCGAAAGGGAAAGGCTCTGTCAAGCCTTTCTGAGTCTCATGAAAACCAGGCCGGAGCTATATGGCATCATGCAGGTTTCTGATAAGGATGAGGCCGGCCGCTACCAAAAGCAGGCAGGTGAAAATGTAGAAGTTGTGCACTGGGTTGATCAGGTAGCAGTCCTTCGTTCAGCCTCACTGTTTATAAGCCATTGCGGATGTAGCTCTATTCGTGAGGCCATGCATTTCAGTGTTCCCGTCTTTGGGATTCCTTTCGATCTGGACCAGCCGGGAAATGCCGCCAGGCTACAATATCATGGTGCCGGGGTAATGCGGAATCCTGCCGGCATGACTTCGGAAGAGTTTGAAGATACCGTCCTTCATATGCTGAAGGACCCTGCATTCCGTCGTAAGGCTAAAATGATGCAAAAAGCCTTTGATCGCCCGGAAAATGAAGAAAAGCTCCTGGAGTTTGTGAATCGATACGTGAAAAAAGAAAAAGCAGACAATGAACCGATCAGCTCATAA
- the tnpA gene encoding IS200/IS605 family transposase has product MSKYRKLSHSFYYCVYHVVWTPKYRHRILRDIVADTLENKIKTICEWKEVKVEELNIQPDHVHLVCSIPPKLSVSDFMGILKGKTAIMMFKNFKSLRRKPYWGNHFWSRGYFVSTVGIDEEKIKRYVKYQEKEDKKEDGDIDIPLFDNCLSPFGGNNH; this is encoded by the coding sequence ATGAGCAAGTATCGTAAGCTATCGCATAGCTTTTACTATTGTGTCTATCATGTAGTATGGACCCCGAAGTACCGCCACCGTATACTTCGTGATATTGTTGCAGATACGTTGGAGAATAAGATAAAGACGATATGTGAATGGAAGGAGGTCAAGGTAGAAGAGTTGAACATTCAGCCAGATCACGTTCATTTGGTATGTAGTATACCTCCGAAACTTAGTGTATCAGACTTCATGGGTATTCTCAAGGGTAAGACAGCGATCATGATGTTTAAGAACTTCAAGAGTCTTCGCAGAAAACCCTATTGGGGCAATCATTTTTGGTCACGAGGCTATTTTGTAAGTACGGTAGGCATAGATGAAGAAAAGATAAAGCGGTATGTTAAGTATCAGGAGAAGGAAGATAAGAAAGAGGATGGGGATATAGATATCCCGCTATTCGATAACTGCCTATCCCCCTTTGGGGGTAATAACCATTGA
- a CDS encoding DUF6734 family protein, with product MKIVQSFWSKPFFRPDGTRLHGGWPHRRYNYISWALSCLLLSEHYEKLEIVTDEMGKEILIDKLGLPYRSVRVVLDELNEYHPDLWALGKLYAYSIQSEPFLHVDSDIFIWKPFDARLTNAPLIAQNRESYTSHYTFQYSEVYKYFEVIPAYLQGLNEQFEFIPAINAGILGGNDLEFFKTYTSEAFNFVNANSQTIPKLTDIGGFNSVYEQSLFRFLSQDQGKGITFMFPDSPDTPEQVGFIHEASVHDDFVHCVGGFKRQYMVYALMESRMKALYPDHYALIDELIDTSEL from the coding sequence TTGAAAATCGTACAAAGCTTCTGGTCTAAACCCTTTTTTCGGCCTGATGGCACCCGCTTACACGGAGGCTGGCCTCATCGCCGATATAATTATATTTCATGGGCCCTCAGTTGCCTGCTACTCAGCGAACATTACGAAAAGCTGGAGATAGTAACTGATGAAATGGGTAAGGAAATCCTGATAGATAAACTGGGCTTACCCTACCGTTCAGTGCGGGTGGTGTTGGATGAGCTTAATGAGTATCACCCGGACCTGTGGGCGCTGGGTAAGCTGTATGCCTACAGTATACAATCCGAGCCTTTCCTACATGTGGACAGTGACATTTTTATCTGGAAGCCATTTGATGCACGGCTTACGAATGCGCCACTGATAGCTCAAAACAGAGAGTCCTATACCTCACACTATACCTTTCAGTATAGTGAAGTATATAAATATTTTGAAGTCATTCCTGCCTATCTACAGGGGTTAAATGAGCAATTTGAGTTTATACCGGCCATCAATGCCGGTATTCTCGGGGGTAATGACCTCGAGTTTTTTAAGACCTACACCAGCGAAGCTTTTAATTTTGTCAATGCGAATAGCCAAACTATACCCAAACTCACCGATATCGGAGGTTTCAATTCTGTCTACGAACAGTCTTTATTCCGCTTTCTGAGTCAGGACCAGGGAAAGGGGATCACCTTCATGTTTCCAGATAGTCCCGATACGCCAGAACAGGTCGGATTCATACATGAAGCGTCCGTCCACGATGATTTCGTTCATTGCGTAGGCGGGTTTAAGAGGCAGTACATGGTGTATGCCCTCATGGAAAGCCGGATGAAAGCTCTCTATCCCGATCACTATGCGCTAATTGATGAATTAATTGACACCTCTGAGCTTTAA
- a CDS encoding lanthionine synthetase LanC family protein, which produces MRGYQASNTETTAKDFMTGLLKGVVSQCRKAIQDKEFSMLPLKQQIQLLADLAALQSHTGQEGLYETLDALTSGSRALSSNHYGVRDGKGRLLALYKQLYGGTGDEKYLREAIRIGGEQVSNKFIRHRAVGDYSLYRGQAGRILNLLALPGENIDTANSAPITSMIEDLLGSAWLGTEGILWPPATDERQGSISLAYGTSGIAYVLCSALESDGCREILPQIFAYEDSVYDEETSTWPDYRNLTTEEGYGNYGFETGASGIVWVRLQAYKLLGDDELLIKPLEVARQITQILASEGPAHSLSFASGLTGYGYFFKELYLCTGDKQWHAMAEKVADYLIRRLGRDTALTDANRLRHHMEAATFLADFQQHEENHTNISPVPHIRLGASGADKPSGRIASFGSGQLADVWLQKEFKVTVDLLKAHSPEVYQDCLLWTGEISLFKRLEKSVTQLLTDQADTAELHHQFQREKFLFETKRQVDYYRLAQEELTIAESTESLIGRPDDAFEELTARHFPYLFMDSYEEAPAPGRKFTEEEFGEFLFSYGNRTYLYRIFPEGNVRKFSVGVYRIVLDAFNNSRPVKDGLNDMVAIFRAQYPHVLSIFSQYLEEELGIKFQSEEEVFQAVRTLLLNKIKEFAIEGMLHVSC; this is translated from the coding sequence ATGCGGGGATATCAAGCATCGAATACCGAAACCACAGCGAAAGACTTTATGACGGGGTTGCTAAAAGGGGTGGTTAGTCAATGCCGAAAGGCTATTCAGGATAAAGAATTTTCAATGCTGCCATTGAAGCAGCAGATACAGCTCCTGGCAGACCTGGCTGCATTACAATCTCATACCGGGCAGGAGGGCTTGTATGAAACACTCGATGCCTTAACATCAGGATCCAGGGCGCTATCCTCGAACCACTACGGTGTGCGCGATGGAAAGGGCAGGCTGCTTGCCTTATACAAGCAGCTCTACGGGGGGACCGGCGATGAGAAGTACCTCAGGGAAGCTATCAGGATAGGAGGGGAGCAGGTAAGTAATAAGTTTATCCGCCACAGAGCGGTAGGGGACTACTCCCTGTACCGGGGTCAGGCCGGCCGTATACTTAACCTGCTTGCTCTGCCCGGAGAGAATATCGATACAGCCAATTCGGCACCGATTACCAGCATGATAGAGGACCTGCTGGGCAGTGCCTGGTTGGGCACGGAGGGAATCCTGTGGCCACCTGCTACGGATGAACGCCAGGGAAGTATCAGTCTGGCGTATGGAACTTCAGGAATTGCCTATGTATTGTGCTCAGCTTTAGAGTCCGATGGCTGCAGGGAGATTCTACCGCAGATATTCGCCTATGAAGATAGTGTATATGATGAGGAAACAAGTACCTGGCCGGACTATAGGAACCTGACTACAGAAGAAGGGTATGGAAACTATGGATTTGAGACCGGAGCAAGCGGCATTGTCTGGGTCAGACTGCAGGCTTACAAGTTACTTGGAGATGATGAGCTATTGATAAAGCCCCTGGAGGTGGCCAGGCAGATTACTCAAATCCTGGCCAGTGAGGGACCGGCTCACTCACTATCTTTTGCGTCCGGCCTGACGGGGTATGGCTATTTCTTTAAGGAACTTTATCTCTGCACGGGCGATAAACAGTGGCATGCAATGGCAGAAAAAGTGGCGGACTACCTTATCCGCAGACTGGGCCGGGATACGGCTCTAACGGACGCTAACCGGTTAAGGCACCACATGGAAGCAGCCACTTTTCTGGCAGATTTTCAGCAGCACGAAGAGAACCATACGAATATATCTCCTGTGCCCCATATACGGCTCGGCGCTTCTGGCGCGGATAAGCCATCGGGCAGAATAGCCTCCTTCGGCTCCGGACAGCTAGCTGACGTCTGGCTACAAAAGGAGTTTAAGGTAACGGTGGATTTATTAAAGGCACATTCACCGGAAGTGTATCAGGACTGCCTGCTATGGACTGGTGAAATAAGTCTCTTTAAACGGCTTGAAAAATCTGTCACTCAATTGCTTACCGACCAGGCTGATACTGCAGAGCTTCACCATCAATTTCAAAGAGAGAAATTCCTGTTTGAGACGAAAAGGCAGGTGGATTATTACCGTCTGGCTCAGGAGGAACTGACCATAGCAGAGAGCACCGAAAGCTTAATTGGCAGACCGGATGATGCGTTTGAAGAGCTTACCGCCCGTCACTTCCCATACCTTTTTATGGATAGCTACGAAGAGGCTCCGGCACCGGGTAGAAAATTCACCGAAGAGGAGTTCGGGGAGTTTTTATTCAGCTATGGTAATAGAACCTATCTCTATCGTATTTTTCCGGAAGGAAATGTCAGGAAATTTAGCGTAGGGGTATACCGGATAGTGCTTGATGCTTTCAATAATTCCCGCCCGGTTAAAGATGGCCTGAATGATATGGTGGCTATTTTCAGGGCGCAGTATCCACATGTGCTTAGCATTTTCAGTCAGTACCTGGAGGAAGAGCTGGGGATAAAGTTCCAATCCGAAGAAGAGGTATTTCAGGCAGTGCGTACCCTTTTATTGAACAAGATAAAAGAGTTTGCCATAGAAGGGATGCTTCATGTATCCTGCTAA
- a CDS encoding DUF2490 domain-containing protein: MKRPIYKFQLVLALLITCAGLQAQAQDSQPPEQSEYKEPVTRLWINTYGNFRLSKRLFWIAQTHFRFQEKGDTPFAGQIAQVYNRHAISYLLSKSFNMSVGGVLRVNFNTQDSPSGKRSVPEWRIWHEYQFAMPLERLMVYHRIRLEHRWSKGFAEGSEYIFRNRWRYMLTVKIPVNKPVLSPKTFYIAPEAELIMQSGEPVVDSPMEDLRLHTSFGYILTPRLTVAAGVMYSQGQELADGAFYNQKWTTRLHVYFAPDFRKVKNRLPSIHMND, from the coding sequence ATGAAGCGCCCCATTTATAAATTTCAATTAGTGCTGGCCCTTCTTATTACCTGTGCCGGATTACAGGCTCAGGCGCAAGACTCCCAGCCACCGGAACAGTCTGAATATAAAGAGCCGGTCACGCGGTTATGGATTAACACCTATGGAAACTTTCGTTTATCCAAAAGGCTGTTTTGGATCGCTCAGACCCACTTCCGGTTCCAGGAGAAGGGTGATACGCCCTTTGCAGGTCAGATTGCACAGGTCTATAACCGCCACGCGATCAGTTACCTGTTATCCAAGTCCTTTAATATGAGTGTGGGCGGGGTGCTGCGAGTCAATTTTAACACGCAGGATTCACCAAGCGGCAAAAGGTCTGTTCCCGAGTGGCGTATCTGGCACGAGTATCAGTTTGCCATGCCATTAGAGCGACTCATGGTCTATCATCGTATCCGGCTTGAGCATCGCTGGTCAAAGGGCTTTGCGGAAGGCAGTGAATACATTTTCAGAAACAGGTGGCGCTATATGCTGACGGTAAAGATTCCCGTAAACAAGCCGGTGCTTTCTCCCAAAACGTTTTACATCGCACCTGAGGCCGAACTGATCATGCAAAGTGGCGAACCGGTGGTAGATAGCCCTATGGAAGACCTGAGATTGCATACCTCATTCGGGTACATCCTAACCCCACGCCTTACCGTGGCCGCAGGGGTGATGTACTCACAAGGCCAGGAGCTTGCTGACGGAGCTTTCTATAACCAAAAATGGACTACGCGCCTCCATGTCTATTTTGCCCCCGATTTCAGAAAGGTCAAGAATAGGCTACCATCAATTCATATGAATGATTAA
- a CDS encoding glycosyltransferase family 9 protein — protein sequence MNRSAHKKEKIRLLMLQGGGDILLATPAIRAMKNENPDARIIVYVLFDIFRDILKHNPYIDDIRSTRFIENPLEFIKYKLSKGRFYVPVFTRSLYAYRLHATEMMGQIMDTEVTDKQIEVHLTQGETEAAQQRLADYDNTVAINITSRCSVNQMWTIDKWNRLVKEMPDHTFVQLGLGDEQLVEGAVDLRGKTDVRQAMAIVNACDKFVGVDSFLAHVSSAVHTPGVVLFGDSSPGIFGHANNINISKNLPCAPCNEFLDGKSCPYNIECMTSIEVDEVKSALLSLETNEVSVSPTSLA from the coding sequence ATGAACCGATCAGCTCATAAAAAGGAAAAAATCAGGTTGCTCATGCTACAGGGTGGGGGAGATATTTTGCTCGCTACCCCTGCGATAAGGGCTATGAAAAATGAAAATCCTGACGCGAGAATTATAGTATATGTTCTGTTTGATATATTCCGTGATATACTAAAGCATAATCCTTATATAGACGATATACGCAGTACACGCTTTATCGAAAATCCGCTTGAGTTCATTAAGTATAAATTGAGCAAAGGCAGGTTTTATGTGCCCGTATTTACCCGGTCGTTGTATGCCTATCGGTTACATGCTACGGAAATGATGGGGCAAATAATGGACACGGAGGTTACAGACAAGCAGATAGAGGTCCATCTGACCCAAGGTGAAACTGAAGCTGCACAGCAGAGACTTGCCGACTATGATAATACCGTAGCCATCAATATTACCTCCCGCTGCTCTGTAAACCAGATGTGGACTATAGACAAGTGGAACCGGCTGGTGAAAGAAATGCCTGACCATACATTTGTTCAGTTAGGACTGGGCGACGAGCAGCTTGTAGAAGGGGCAGTGGATCTGCGCGGAAAAACCGATGTGCGGCAGGCAATGGCTATTGTAAATGCCTGTGATAAATTTGTAGGCGTAGACTCCTTTCTGGCTCATGTGAGTAGTGCTGTGCATACACCGGGTGTCGTATTATTCGGCGATTCTTCTCCTGGTATTTTCGGTCATGCGAACAATATCAATATTTCTAAAAACCTTCCCTGCGCGCCCTGCAACGAGTTTTTGGATGGAAAGTCATGCCCCTACAATATCGAATGCATGACCTCTATTGAAGTAGATGAGGTGAAAAGCGCTCTTCTGAGCCTCGAAACCAATGAAGTATCTGTAAGCCCCACAAGCCTAGCCTGA
- a CDS encoding FtsX-like permease family protein, with protein sequence MFINIFGLICGVVSFLLIINYVHYQLSFDTFSEDSDRLYRISLAKSREGVVESETAYTDVPLGSHLHDNVAGIEEYFRLHFTVGEFLLSPDQGPGSPVFKESKAYFADKPALDYLDIQLLRGNSSTALGEPSTILISEHAAEKYYGSGWKQKDIIGQTLVYTGDNAEHLFRIDGVFEDYPDNAHLEFDFLFSHESLYSIFGGGEMPPEMVAGMMENMWGHPQWYTYLALSPGTDPADVELNINYYIQELRGEQLEKEGIAEAYKLQPIEKIHLYSDLTNEPRANGDIRIVLLLAGVAILILALAWTNYVNLSIILSTERVKEIGLRKTVGAERNSLAGQFAMESFMLNIIVVALAIAIYAVLLPLFSAFLSVSIITDWHLKPFFWIEVALIVILGTFFTGFHSSIVLSGINPREALSGKLRSGISGGRFKKVLVGTQFVITIVLVMSALIIYRQIDFMQDKDLGIRISGKLVITAPKKASDHTQFINYLNTFRDRLSDNSAITAVSATTFIPGQRNLWQKKMVRMGQKAAEGKDVKEIGVEPGYLEQLDVEFLRGSSFSANEEYSARQVVLNEEAVRLLGYQTPDQAISEKVGVIYGGGNVAEYEVAGVLKDFHHSTPKAGYEPLAFFTDIRTGYFIVESNQAGQGDLVESVRAQWQSLFPDEPFEYFFLKDYYANQYASDQQFIRIFSVFTFIAILVASLGVFGLTKFMAQKKAREISIRKVYGATIGNISTLFAKYFLQLVIVASIIGIPIAYFITDEWLESYAFKQKMYWWLFLLPILFIITIAGISSCYGTLKAALRNPIHAMRNE encoded by the coding sequence ATGTTTATAAACATATTCGGTCTTATTTGCGGAGTCGTTTCCTTTCTGCTGATCATAAATTACGTTCACTATCAGTTGAGCTTCGATACGTTTTCAGAAGATAGTGACCGGCTATATCGTATTTCCCTTGCAAAGAGCCGTGAAGGTGTGGTAGAGAGTGAGACTGCCTATACAGACGTGCCTCTGGGGAGTCATCTTCATGACAATGTAGCTGGTATCGAAGAGTACTTCAGGCTTCATTTTACAGTAGGAGAGTTTCTTCTTTCTCCGGATCAGGGTCCCGGAAGTCCTGTTTTTAAGGAGAGTAAGGCATACTTTGCCGATAAGCCGGCCCTCGACTACCTGGACATTCAGTTACTCAGAGGGAATAGTAGCACTGCACTGGGTGAGCCCAGCACTATCCTCATTTCTGAGCATGCGGCAGAAAAATATTATGGTAGTGGCTGGAAACAAAAAGACATAATCGGCCAAACGTTGGTGTATACCGGTGATAATGCCGAGCATCTTTTTCGGATAGACGGTGTATTTGAAGATTATCCCGATAACGCTCACCTGGAGTTTGATTTCCTCTTTTCTCATGAATCTCTCTACAGCATTTTCGGGGGAGGGGAGATGCCTCCGGAAATGGTAGCGGGTATGATGGAGAATATGTGGGGGCATCCGCAGTGGTATACCTACCTGGCCCTGTCACCCGGTACAGATCCTGCTGACGTGGAACTGAATATCAATTATTACATTCAGGAACTGCGTGGTGAACAACTGGAAAAGGAGGGGATAGCTGAGGCGTATAAGTTACAGCCCATAGAAAAAATCCACCTGTATTCTGACCTGACAAATGAACCGCGCGCTAATGGGGATATCAGGATTGTGCTACTGCTGGCAGGAGTGGCCATACTGATCCTTGCCCTGGCCTGGACCAATTATGTAAATCTTTCCATCATTCTATCTACAGAAAGGGTCAAAGAGATAGGCTTACGTAAAACAGTAGGGGCCGAAAGGAATAGCCTGGCAGGGCAATTTGCCATGGAGTCCTTCATGCTGAACATTATTGTAGTGGCTTTGGCTATTGCCATTTACGCCGTGCTGCTTCCCTTGTTTTCAGCGTTTTTGTCAGTCAGTATTATTACAGACTGGCATTTGAAGCCCTTCTTCTGGATAGAGGTCGCCCTAATCGTTATACTCGGTACCTTCTTTACCGGCTTCCATTCTTCCATAGTACTGTCCGGTATTAATCCGCGTGAAGCCCTGAGTGGTAAGCTCCGTTCCGGTATAAGTGGAGGGCGTTTTAAGAAGGTGCTCGTAGGCACCCAGTTTGTGATAACCATTGTATTAGTGATGTCTGCTCTCATCATCTACAGGCAGATCGACTTTATGCAGGATAAGGATCTTGGCATACGAATTTCGGGTAAACTCGTCATAACCGCCCCAAAAAAGGCTTCAGACCATACCCAGTTCATTAACTATCTGAATACATTTCGAGACAGGCTGTCTGATAACTCTGCTATTACGGCCGTTTCAGCTACTACCTTCATACCCGGCCAGCGCAATTTGTGGCAAAAAAAGATGGTTCGAATGGGACAAAAAGCTGCAGAAGGTAAGGATGTAAAGGAAATAGGGGTTGAGCCGGGCTACCTGGAACAACTCGATGTGGAGTTTCTGAGAGGAAGCAGCTTCTCGGCTAATGAGGAATATAGTGCCCGCCAGGTTGTGCTCAATGAGGAGGCGGTTCGTCTGCTGGGGTATCAAACCCCTGACCAGGCAATCTCTGAAAAGGTAGGTGTAATATATGGCGGGGGGAATGTGGCCGAATACGAAGTGGCAGGCGTGTTAAAAGACTTCCATCATAGTACACCAAAGGCCGGGTATGAGCCACTGGCCTTTTTCACTGACATACGCACCGGCTACTTTATAGTAGAAAGTAACCAGGCCGGACAGGGGGACTTAGTAGAAAGTGTACGCGCTCAATGGCAAAGTCTTTTTCCCGACGAGCCATTTGAGTACTTCTTCCTGAAGGATTATTATGCCAATCAGTATGCCAGCGATCAGCAATTCATCAGGATATTCTCCGTTTTTACATTCATAGCCATACTGGTGGCCTCACTAGGGGTATTTGGACTGACCAAGTTTATGGCCCAGAAGAAAGCCCGTGAGATAAGTATCAGAAAGGTATATGGCGCCACTATAGGAAATATTTCTACGCTTTTTGCAAAGTACTTTCTGCAACTCGTAATTGTAGCCAGTATTATAGGTATCCCCATTGCCTATTTCATTACAGATGAATGGTTGGAAAGCTATGCGTTCAAGCAAAAAATGTATTGGTGGCTTTTCCTTCTGCCCATTCTATTTATTATAACGATTGCCGGCATAAGTTCATGCTATGGTACGCTGAAAGCAGCTCTCAGAAACCCTATTCATGCTATGAGAAATGAATAA